A single Uloborus diversus isolate 005 chromosome 7, Udiv.v.3.1, whole genome shotgun sequence DNA region contains:
- the LOC129226470 gene encoding nuclear factor interleukin-3-regulated protein-like, whose protein sequence is MMITATEPPPLTKSRLTELKPSSPPYSSASISISTANSVQTLFAPISPSSSTSSMSPNPYPTSGAPTSVAWSSPGEVPVDLTAALKGKEFFPARKQREFIPDAKKDDSYWDRRRRNNEAAKRSREKRRLNDMVLETRMIELTKENALLRAELVALRDKFSLPPQSLVTSEQMQLHLPCPPVEVRNRRSKLLSSLMPNGSMAAETGMMNNSSGLLSHSHVTNGGSPEHQVHPMMPHLHMMDPVQWQECHENALKESQHHQALLMNHQQHQHHLHQQVIQRLAANGNINQSEFDHNHNHRNHQEIPSPRASPRASPNAEESWSSADEPLQVQVHQHHCLPLKLRHKTLISDKDAYVPVPSYPDSGRSSAREDTSSDGDSSTGHGKESPVPKLNGGDLSPDSAPPRKMPRLSRRSKGISSELQTENLHLRFELKKLASEVAGLKDMLLCNRPSPIDIQNTVDPSKTPPHSNRTSPNLVEIQEPQTVD, encoded by the coding sequence ATGATGATTACTGCTACTGAACCTCCCCCGCTGACCAAATCTCGACTAACTGAGTTAAAGCCCTCATCCCCACCATACAGCTCGGCAAGCATTTCAATTTCGACTGCGAACTCGGTGCAGACTCTTTTCGCACCCATCAGCCCGAGCAGTAGTACCAGTAGTATGTCTCCTAATCCTTATCCGACGTCCGGCGCTCCGACTTCAGTTGCGTGGAGCAGTCCCGGTGAAGTTCCAGTTGACCTGACAGCTGCCCTGAAGGGGAAGGAGTTCTTCCCAGCCAGGAAGCAGCGCGAATTCATACCTGACGCAAAGAAAGACGACAGTTATTGGGACCGCAGGAGACGCAACAATGAAGCAGCTAAGCGATCCAGGGAAAAAAGAAGACTGAACGACATGGTCTTGGAAACGAGAATGATTGAGCTTACAAAGGAAAATGCACTTCTCAGGGCAGAGCTGGTAGCTCTGAGAGATAAGTTCTCCTTACCTCCTCAATCACTGGTCACTTCCGAGCAGATGCAGCTTCATCTCCCTTGCCCTCCTGTAGAAGTGAGAAATCGCAGAAGCAAGTTACTAAGCTCACTCATGCCAAATGGAAGCATGGCTGCAGAAACTGGAATGATGAACAACTCATCGGGGCTCTTGAGTCATTCCCACGTCACCAATGGTGGTAGTCCGGAGCATCAAGTCCATCCCATGATGCCTCATTTACACATGATGGATCCTGTTCAGTGGCAGGAATGTCACGAAAATGCTCTTAAGGAGTCGCAACATCATCAGGCATTGTTGATGAATCATCAACAGCATCAACATCATTTACACCAACAGGTCATACAGCGTCTTGCAGCAAACGGTAATATCAATCAAAGCGAGTTTGATCATAATCACAATCATCGCAACCATCAAGAAATCCCTTCTCCAAGAGCTTCACCACGAGCGTCGCCCAATGCCGAGGAATCTTGGTCATCAGCTGACGAACCTCTCCAAGTTCAGGTGCACCAGCATCACTGCCTGCCTCTCAAGCTACGTCATAAGACATTGATTTCAGACAAAGATGCTTATGTTCCTGTCCCGTCTTATCCAGACAGTGGTCGAAGCAGTGCTAGAGAAGATACATCGTCTGATGGAGATAGTAGTACCGGTCATGGTAAAGAGAGTCCTGTTCCCAAGCTAAATGGTGGTGACTTGTCTCCCGATTCGGCACCCCCTCGTAAAATGCCGAGATTGTCCAGAAGAAGCAAAGGCATCAGTAGTGAACTTCAAACGGAAAACTTGCATTTGAGGTTTGAACTTAAAAAGCTGGCTTCTGAAGTGGCAGGACTCAAAGACATGTTGCTGTGCAACAGACCATCTCCCATTGACATTCAAAATACTGTTGATCCTTCTAAAACTCCACCACATAGCAACAGAACATCACCAAACCTCGTTGAAATTCAAGAACCTCAAACTGTTGattaa